One stretch of Roseibium sp. HPY-6 DNA includes these proteins:
- a CDS encoding choline kinase family protein, with the protein MTHSTSLPPDIREAFQAHSELFKICGAVRAAKRQTGLSNRVYRLEADMGCFFLRLPRPETAGMVDRFSEAWNIDIAAGLSVALPPVFCEPESGILLTPAVEPVSLAADALAVQLGKAIGRLHASGAVFKGQLSADRVIEAQREVLSARSDLLNEVKSLESVLVELSLLEAGSLPNRLVPSHGDLSPGNCLATSDTFWLIDWEYSAMAAPEWDIAYTVLEHAFSVSQERVLVGAYQAVVPDARCPTPRQVEIMKVKCDAVSALWALEQLRQESDRTDFLAFARERRDRALSRAANFIR; encoded by the coding sequence GTGACACATTCAACCTCCCTACCGCCAGATATTCGTGAGGCGTTTCAGGCGCATTCCGAGCTTTTCAAGATCTGCGGCGCGGTTCGTGCAGCGAAGCGTCAGACGGGTTTGAGCAATCGCGTCTATCGTCTGGAAGCCGACATGGGGTGCTTTTTCCTGCGTCTTCCGAGGCCGGAAACAGCAGGTATGGTGGACCGCTTTTCAGAAGCGTGGAACATCGACATTGCCGCCGGGCTCTCGGTTGCGTTGCCACCGGTTTTCTGCGAACCGGAGAGCGGCATTCTGCTGACCCCTGCCGTTGAACCCGTCTCGCTGGCCGCTGACGCCCTGGCTGTTCAGCTCGGGAAAGCTATCGGGCGGCTCCACGCATCCGGAGCCGTTTTTAAAGGCCAGCTGAGCGCAGACCGCGTCATCGAAGCCCAAAGAGAGGTTTTGTCGGCGCGGTCAGATTTGTTGAACGAAGTGAAGTCGCTTGAAAGTGTGCTCGTGGAGTTGTCGCTGCTTGAAGCCGGATCGCTGCCGAACAGGCTGGTGCCAAGCCATGGAGACCTTTCGCCGGGCAATTGTCTGGCAACATCGGACACGTTCTGGCTTATCGACTGGGAATATTCCGCAATGGCGGCACCGGAATGGGATATTGCGTACACGGTGCTTGAACACGCGTTTTCAGTTTCGCAGGAAAGGGTGCTGGTTGGGGCTTATCAGGCCGTAGTTCCCGATGCACGTTGTCCGACGCCCCGGCAAGTCGAGATCATGAAAGTCAAATGTGATGCTGTTTCGGCGCTTTGGGCGCTGGAACAACTCCGCCAGGAAAGCGACCGCACGGATTTCCTTGCCTTTGCGCGTGAAAGGCGAGATCGGGCCCTTTCCAGGGCTGCAAACTTTATTCGATGA
- a CDS encoding DegT/DnrJ/EryC1/StrS family aminotransferase, with translation MDPFRGVFTQQEAIPDEAIAAAVDVMRSGRLHRYNTLGDELSPASELERNFAAYQGSRYCLACASGGYAMSIALRAAGVQPGDHVLTNSFTLAPVPGAIASVGARPVFVEITENLVLDLADLEAKISETDAKVLLLSSMRGHLCDMDALVSILEDNGILLLEDCAHTMGAKWKDRLSGNFGLAGCFSTQTYKHLNSGEGGLLTSNDPEFMARATMLSGSYMLYDRHGAVPASETFEDIRLETANMSGRMDNLRAAVLLPQLAALEDSIRRWNERYDLIARQLSGLGAIQLPHRPPEERYVGSSIQFRLPSVTPDQARAFLAANKNLGVELKWFGDDNPVGFTSNHHSWKYVDPQKLPVTDQILAGLFDMRIPLSFTLEDCAHISRIIRNTVEELSLSGAA, from the coding sequence TTGGATCCCTTTCGCGGAGTGTTTACCCAACAAGAGGCAATACCGGACGAGGCCATCGCCGCGGCGGTCGACGTCATGCGCAGTGGCCGGCTGCACCGGTATAATACGCTCGGCGACGAGTTGAGCCCGGCATCGGAGCTTGAGCGTAATTTCGCCGCCTATCAGGGAAGTCGCTATTGCCTTGCCTGTGCCTCAGGCGGCTATGCAATGTCGATCGCCCTCAGGGCAGCGGGTGTCCAACCCGGAGACCATGTTCTGACGAACAGTTTCACGCTCGCGCCGGTCCCCGGTGCGATCGCAAGTGTTGGGGCAAGACCCGTCTTTGTTGAGATAACCGAAAACCTGGTTCTGGATCTTGCGGATCTGGAAGCAAAAATCAGCGAAACGGATGCCAAAGTCCTGCTGCTCTCAAGCATGCGCGGACATTTGTGCGACATGGATGCGCTGGTTTCCATCCTTGAGGACAACGGCATCTTGCTGCTGGAAGACTGCGCCCACACAATGGGAGCCAAATGGAAGGATCGGCTCAGCGGAAACTTCGGCCTTGCGGGGTGTTTTTCAACGCAGACCTACAAGCATCTGAATTCCGGTGAAGGCGGATTGCTCACGTCAAACGATCCGGAGTTCATGGCGCGTGCCACTATGCTGTCTGGATCCTACATGCTTTATGACCGCCATGGCGCGGTTCCGGCAAGTGAGACGTTTGAGGACATACGGCTTGAAACGGCGAACATGTCAGGGCGCATGGACAATCTGCGCGCCGCCGTTTTGTTGCCACAGCTTGCGGCACTGGAAGACAGCATTCGCCGCTGGAATGAGCGGTATGATCTCATCGCCCGCCAGTTGAGCGGTTTGGGGGCCATTCAATTGCCTCACCGCCCGCCGGAAGAACGTTACGTGGGAAGCTCCATTCAGTTCCGACTGCCGTCCGTTACCCCGGACCAGGCGCGCGCTTTCCTTGCCGCCAACAAGAACCTTGGCGTTGAACTGAAGTGGTTCGGCGACGACAATCCGGTGGGGTTCACATCCAATCATCACAGTTGGAAATATGTGGATCCGCAAAAGCTTCCGGTAACGGATCAGATCCTTGCCGGCCTTTTCGACATGCGCATTCCGCTGAGTTTCACGCTTGAGGATTGCGCACATATCAGCCGCATCATCCGTAATACTGTCGAGGAACTTTCCTTGTCCGGTGCCGCCTGA
- a CDS encoding enoyl-CoA hydratase-related protein, with translation MFKTIETSVDGRVATIRLNRPKQLNALNSTVMEEVLAAAQAFDADPQIGCLLLRGNERAFAAGADIKELAVQDHASMQAGDYFADWDRFAALRIAKIAVVEGYALGGGCELAMMCDLILAGEKAQFGQPEIKIGCIPGIGGTQRLTRLIGRTRTMDMILTGRMIDAREALETGLVSRVISPEDLENEIRDVAQSVAEAPREIVQMARACVNFAENSTLDAGMRYERQTYHALYGLPAQREGMSAFLEKRPPRFNEA, from the coding sequence ATGTTTAAAACCATCGAAACATCTGTCGACGGCCGCGTGGCAACGATCCGGCTGAACAGGCCGAAGCAACTCAATGCCCTCAATTCGACGGTCATGGAGGAAGTCCTCGCGGCCGCGCAGGCGTTCGACGCAGATCCTCAGATCGGATGCCTGTTGCTGAGGGGAAACGAACGCGCCTTCGCGGCGGGCGCAGACATCAAGGAACTCGCCGTCCAGGATCATGCGAGCATGCAGGCAGGCGATTACTTTGCAGACTGGGATCGGTTTGCTGCGCTTCGCATAGCAAAAATAGCTGTCGTTGAAGGCTACGCCCTTGGTGGCGGCTGCGAGCTTGCCATGATGTGCGACCTGATCCTGGCAGGTGAAAAGGCACAGTTCGGGCAGCCGGAGATCAAGATCGGCTGCATCCCGGGCATAGGCGGCACGCAGCGGCTGACACGGTTGATAGGCAGAACCCGGACAATGGACATGATTTTGACCGGACGCATGATCGATGCTCGGGAAGCGCTGGAAACAGGTCTCGTCAGCCGTGTCATTTCGCCGGAAGATCTGGAAAACGAGATCCGGGACGTCGCGCAAAGCGTGGCGGAGGCCCCAAGAGAAATCGTCCAGATGGCGCGTGCCTGCGTCAACTTTGCCGAAAACAGCACACTGGATGCCGGAATGCGCTATGAGCGCCAGACCTATCATGCCCTTTACGGTTTGCCGGCGCAGCGCGAGGGAATGTCCGCCTTCCTCGAAAAGCGGCCGCCCCGGTTCAACGAGGCCTGA
- a CDS encoding DUF3775 domain-containing protein, translated as MTIANEEKWIDKEKTGLSEAAMNINLTLSADTIRMFAQKARAVASALQDTFEDGHDGEVEFDADSLEEGHNHDGLAEEESDDLSDEELRELIEDLNVDEAAELVAITWIGRGDFEADDFEQVVEEARERAVGSTAKYLIGMPLLADYLEAGLDALDL; from the coding sequence ATGACCATTGCCAATGAAGAAAAGTGGATCGATAAAGAAAAGACAGGTTTGTCGGAGGCAGCCATGAACATCAACCTCACACTTTCGGCCGACACGATCCGCATGTTCGCGCAGAAGGCACGTGCGGTCGCATCCGCTCTGCAGGACACGTTCGAAGACGGCCATGACGGCGAGGTGGAATTCGACGCGGATTCCCTGGAAGAAGGCCACAACCATGATGGCCTTGCGGAGGAAGAAAGCGACGATCTCTCCGATGAGGAACTGCGGGAACTGATTGAAGACCTGAACGTGGATGAAGCGGCAGAACTGGTTGCCATCACCTGGATCGGTCGCGGGGATTTTGAAGCGGACGATTTTGAGCAGGTCGTCGAAGAAGCACGCGAACGCGCCGTCGGGTCGACTGCCAAATATCTAATCGGTATGCCGCTTTTGGCGGACTACCTGGAAGCCGGTCTCGACGCGCTCGACCTTTGA
- a CDS encoding heparan-alpha-glucosaminide N-acetyltransferase translates to MQVSTKSSGTPPGRLAVLDLARGAAVVAMAIYHFSWDLYWFAFVDWPVAQGTGWRAFAVTIAGSFLFLAGVSLDLAHHTGIRWQSFWRRFAVIAAAAATVSLVTFFTFGENFVRFGILHCIAASSLISLPFLRSPFWTSGAAALFLLTLPLWASSAAFDGAPWLWTGLGTPGFGSVDYVPIAPWAGIALAGLSLSKVFRKLQIWQRLSVLSFSGRAGGLTRLMGRHSLSIYLLHQPILYGLVWAAAMVSPEVDRAASAFVGNCSAACSQTLGEPDLCVAACSCTLDHLKSDGTWTMLVVEPDDQSLRERMNEHYKLCLADPDRRPPVIE, encoded by the coding sequence ATGCAAGTTTCTACAAAAAGTTCCGGGACGCCGCCCGGTCGTTTGGCGGTGCTGGACCTTGCCCGTGGCGCGGCGGTCGTCGCCATGGCGATCTACCACTTCTCCTGGGATCTTTATTGGTTTGCCTTTGTCGACTGGCCTGTGGCCCAGGGTACGGGTTGGCGGGCCTTTGCTGTGACGATTGCCGGAAGCTTTCTGTTTCTGGCCGGGGTCAGCCTGGATCTTGCGCATCACACCGGCATTCGTTGGCAGTCCTTCTGGCGGCGATTTGCGGTCATTGCCGCCGCTGCGGCAACCGTTTCCCTGGTGACGTTTTTCACGTTCGGTGAGAATTTCGTGCGGTTCGGGATCCTCCACTGCATTGCGGCTTCAAGTTTGATTTCACTGCCATTCCTGCGATCACCATTCTGGACCTCAGGTGCCGCGGCCCTGTTTCTGCTCACTCTCCCACTCTGGGCAAGCTCCGCTGCCTTCGACGGTGCTCCGTGGCTTTGGACAGGTTTGGGAACCCCCGGTTTCGGGAGCGTAGATTATGTGCCCATTGCCCCCTGGGCCGGTATCGCTCTTGCCGGACTGAGCCTTTCAAAGGTGTTTCGAAAACTGCAGATCTGGCAACGCCTGTCAGTGTTGTCATTTTCCGGGCGCGCTGGCGGTCTCACACGGTTGATGGGCCGGCATTCGCTGTCGATTTACCTGCTGCACCAGCCGATCCTCTACGGACTGGTCTGGGCCGCGGCAATGGTCAGCCCGGAAGTCGATCGTGCAGCAAGTGCATTTGTCGGCAATTGTTCCGCCGCCTGTTCACAAACGCTTGGGGAACCGGACCTGTGCGTGGCAGCCTGCAGCTGCACACTCGATCATCTGAAATCTGACGGAACCTGGACCATGCTCGTCGTCGAACCTGACGATCAGTCGCTGCGCGAGCGTATGAATGAGCACTACAAACTCTGTTTGGCCGACCCGGACAGACGTCCGCCAGTCATCGAATAA